The proteins below come from a single Acanthopagrus latus isolate v.2019 chromosome 4, fAcaLat1.1, whole genome shotgun sequence genomic window:
- the fes gene encoding tyrosine-protein kinase Fes/Fps isoform X2 — MGFGEDLWCPQAHTAVMRLLDSELHLMEVMKKWMGQRAKSDREFSVQLHHMAAIVEKLDRPQLGAGLDYISQLNKSWGVLVSQTDFLSQVMKKCSEDLLSGPISKLTLLIRDKQQLRKTYSEQWNLLKQELSKVTQTELERLKSSYRQAVRDASQAKRKYQEANKDKGRVKVKERYIKASIKLYELHNEYVLSVRAAQVYHEQHYSHIQPALLSALQTLQQEMVLILKEVLQEYFDISTLLHHEVVRIHREISSAVTAIDPQSEYESFIHQNRSVGEIPACAEFDCSLLEDTERLNPREIELNDLTLETIQHKLTAVEEELLDLARTLGSQQTSVEQLELELEAEQEGVKKGQRVYQFSKRHAMEECRQQVALSLGLRAKLEVQRLLLKEKLDKLGSREPPSALKLEQDSVSLSSNTSIDHGQPSPKLLMDGIKNLTSLFKPRCEVLPVLTPVQDPDRPLGQQDWYHGAIPRLEVQQLLKNDGDFLNMYRLDGESFHSIPQLIHHLLSTRQHITKRSDIVLKKPVLKDKWVLEHDDIILGHLIGRGNFGEVYSGHLRSDNTPVAVKSCKENLAPEHKSKFLMEARILKQYDHPNVVRLIGVCTQKQPIYIIMELIPGGDFLTYLRNESHSLTPKMLVKMTENVASGMEYLESKKCIHRDLAARNCLVAEHNVVKISDFGMSRQQDDGVYSTEGGLRQIPVKWTAPEALNYGRYTTQSDVWSFGVLLWETFSMGMTPYTSMTNQQTRDEVEKGYRMPAPHCCPVEISRIMSNCWQYEPQNRPSFKKLRAELSAIYNKTV, encoded by the exons ATGGGTTTTGGGGAGGACCTGTGGTGCCCCCaggcacacacagctgtcatgcGGCTGCTGGACTCAGAGCTTCACctgatggaggtgatgaagaAGTGGATGGGTCAGCGTGCGAAGAGTGACCGGGAGTTTTCGGTGCAGCTGCATCACATGGCTGCCATAGTGGAGAAACTGGACCGGCCTCAGCTCGGCGCAGGACTGGACTACATCAGCCAGCTCAACAAG tcgTGGGGAGTTCTGGTCTCTCAGACCGACTTTCTCAGTCAGGTGATGAAGAAGTGTTCTGAGGATCTGCTGAGCGGCCCGATCAGCAAGCTGACGCTGCTcatcagagacaaacagcagctccgCAAAACCTACTCAGAGCAGTGGAACCTGCTGAAGCAGGAGCTCAGCAAG GTGACCcagacagagctggagaggcTGAAGAGCAGCTACAGACAGGCTGTGAGAGACGCGTCTCAGGCTAAGAGGAAGTACCAGGAGGCAAATAAAG ATAAAGGGCGCGTCAAGGTCAAAGAGCGTTACATCAAGGCTTCGATCAAACTCTACGAGCTGCATAACGAGTATGTTCTGTCTGTGCGAGCGGCTCAAGTCTACCACGAGCAGCACTACAGTCACATCCAGCCTGCCCTGCTCAGTGCTCTGCAGACTCTGCAGCAAGAGATGGTCCTCATACT TAAGGAGGTCCTGCAGGAGTATTTCGACAtctccactctcctccatcACGAGGTGGTGCGGATCCACAGGGAGATATCGTCTGCTGTGACGGCCATCGATCCTCAAAGCGAGTATGAGAGCTTCATCCACCAGAACAG gtcTGTCGGGGAGATTCCTGCTTGTGCAGAGTTTGATTGCAGCCTTCTGGAGGACACCGAGCGACTGAATCCCAGAGAGATTGAACTAAACGACCTCACACTTGAGACAATACAGCACAA ACTGACtgcggtggaggaggagctgctggatctGGCTCGAACTCTGGGCTCCCAGCAGACCTCggtggagcagctggagctggagctggaggcagagcaggaAGGTGTGAAGAAGGGCCAGAG GGTCTACCAGTTCAGTAAGAGACATGCGATGGAGGAGTGCCGGCAGCAGGTTGCCCTGTCTCTGGGCTTGAGAGCCAAGCTGGAGGTGCAGCGGCTTCTTCTGAAGGAGAAACTGGACAAGCTGGGCTCCAGAGAGCCTCCGTCAGCCCTGAAGCTGGAACAAGACAGCGTCTCACTTTCATCCAACACAAGCATT GACCACGGTCAGCCCTCTCCCAAACTCCTCATGGATGGAATCAAAAATCTGACCAGCCTATTTAAACCCAGATGTGAG GTGCTTCCGGTCCTCACCCCTGTGCAGGATCCGGATCGTCCTCTGGGGCAGCAGGACTGGTACCACGGAGCCATTCCCAGACTCGAggtccagcagctgctgaagaaTGATGGAGACTTCTTG AATATGTATCGTCTGGATGGAGAGAGCTTCCACAGCATCCCTCAGCTGATCCATCATCTACTATCAACAAGACAACACATCACCAAGAGGTCTGACATAGTGCTGAAGAAGCCAGTGCTGAAG GACAAGTGGGTCCTTGAACATGACGATATAATCTTGGGACACCTCATTGGACGG GGTAACTTTGGAGAAGTGTACAGTGGCCATCTACGCTCTGATAACACTCCTGTGGCGGTGAAATCCTGTAAAGAGAACTTGGCCCCAGAGCACAAGAGTAAATTCTTGATGGAAGCTAG GATCTTGAAGCAGTACGACCATCCAAACGTTGTGAGGCTGATCGGCGTGTGCACTCAGAAACAGCCCATCTACATCATCATGGAGCTTATTCCAG GTGGTGATTTTCTAACCTACTTGCGGAATGAAAGTCACAGTCTGACGCCTAAGATGTTGgtcaaaatgacagaaaatgtagcGTCTGGCATGGAGTACCTGGAGAGTAAGAAGTGTATCCACAG ggaCCTGGCTGCGAGAAACTGTCTGGTTGCAGAGCATAACGTGGTGAAGATCAGTGACTTCGGGATGTCCCGTCAGCAAGATGATGGCGTGTACTCTACAGAGGGAGGACTCAGACAGATCCCTGTCAAGTGGACAGCTCCTGAAGCCCTGAACTATG GTCGCTATACCACACAGAGTGATGTGTGGAGCTTTGGCGTTTTACTGTGGGAGACCTTCTCCATGGGAATGACGCCGTACACAAGcatgacaaaccaacagacacgAGATGAGGTGGAGAAAG gATACCGTATGCCTGCTCCACACTGCTGCCCAGTGGAAATCTCCAGGATTATGAGCAACTGCTGGCAGTACGAACCCCAAAACAGACCTTCTTTCAAGAAACTCCGGGCTGAGCTCAGTGCCATATACAATAAAACTGTATAA
- the fes gene encoding tyrosine-protein kinase Fes/Fps isoform X1, with amino-acid sequence MGFGEDLWCPQAHTAVMRLLDSELHLMEVMKKWMGQRAKSDREFSVQLHHMAAIVEKLDRPQLGAGLDYISQLNKSWGVLVSQTDFLSQVMKKCSEDLLSGPISKLTLLIRDKQQLRKTYSEQWNLLKQELSKVTQTELERLKSSYRQAVRDASQAKRKYQEANKDKGRVKVKERYIKASIKLYELHNEYVLSVRAAQVYHEQHYSHIQPALLSALQTLQQEMVLILKEVLQEYFDISTLLHHEVVRIHREISSAVTAIDPQSEYESFIHQNRSVGEIPACAEFDCSLLEDTERLNPREIELNDLTLETIQHKLTAVEEELLDLARTLGSQQTSVEQLELELEAEQEGVKKGQRVYQFSKRHAMEECRQQVALSLGLRAKLEVQRLLLKEKLDKLGSREPPSALKLEQDSVSLSSNTSIDHGQPSPKLLMDGIKNLTSLFKPRCEVLPVLTPVQDPDRPLGQQDWYHGAIPRLEVQQLLKNDGDFLVRKSQEKQGYVLSVQWDGANKHFLIQNTDNMYRLDGESFHSIPQLIHHLLSTRQHITKRSDIVLKKPVLKDKWVLEHDDIILGHLIGRGNFGEVYSGHLRSDNTPVAVKSCKENLAPEHKSKFLMEARILKQYDHPNVVRLIGVCTQKQPIYIIMELIPGGDFLTYLRNESHSLTPKMLVKMTENVASGMEYLESKKCIHRDLAARNCLVAEHNVVKISDFGMSRQQDDGVYSTEGGLRQIPVKWTAPEALNYGRYTTQSDVWSFGVLLWETFSMGMTPYTSMTNQQTRDEVEKGYRMPAPHCCPVEISRIMSNCWQYEPQNRPSFKKLRAELSAIYNKTV; translated from the exons ATGGGTTTTGGGGAGGACCTGTGGTGCCCCCaggcacacacagctgtcatgcGGCTGCTGGACTCAGAGCTTCACctgatggaggtgatgaagaAGTGGATGGGTCAGCGTGCGAAGAGTGACCGGGAGTTTTCGGTGCAGCTGCATCACATGGCTGCCATAGTGGAGAAACTGGACCGGCCTCAGCTCGGCGCAGGACTGGACTACATCAGCCAGCTCAACAAG tcgTGGGGAGTTCTGGTCTCTCAGACCGACTTTCTCAGTCAGGTGATGAAGAAGTGTTCTGAGGATCTGCTGAGCGGCCCGATCAGCAAGCTGACGCTGCTcatcagagacaaacagcagctccgCAAAACCTACTCAGAGCAGTGGAACCTGCTGAAGCAGGAGCTCAGCAAG GTGACCcagacagagctggagaggcTGAAGAGCAGCTACAGACAGGCTGTGAGAGACGCGTCTCAGGCTAAGAGGAAGTACCAGGAGGCAAATAAAG ATAAAGGGCGCGTCAAGGTCAAAGAGCGTTACATCAAGGCTTCGATCAAACTCTACGAGCTGCATAACGAGTATGTTCTGTCTGTGCGAGCGGCTCAAGTCTACCACGAGCAGCACTACAGTCACATCCAGCCTGCCCTGCTCAGTGCTCTGCAGACTCTGCAGCAAGAGATGGTCCTCATACT TAAGGAGGTCCTGCAGGAGTATTTCGACAtctccactctcctccatcACGAGGTGGTGCGGATCCACAGGGAGATATCGTCTGCTGTGACGGCCATCGATCCTCAAAGCGAGTATGAGAGCTTCATCCACCAGAACAG gtcTGTCGGGGAGATTCCTGCTTGTGCAGAGTTTGATTGCAGCCTTCTGGAGGACACCGAGCGACTGAATCCCAGAGAGATTGAACTAAACGACCTCACACTTGAGACAATACAGCACAA ACTGACtgcggtggaggaggagctgctggatctGGCTCGAACTCTGGGCTCCCAGCAGACCTCggtggagcagctggagctggagctggaggcagagcaggaAGGTGTGAAGAAGGGCCAGAG GGTCTACCAGTTCAGTAAGAGACATGCGATGGAGGAGTGCCGGCAGCAGGTTGCCCTGTCTCTGGGCTTGAGAGCCAAGCTGGAGGTGCAGCGGCTTCTTCTGAAGGAGAAACTGGACAAGCTGGGCTCCAGAGAGCCTCCGTCAGCCCTGAAGCTGGAACAAGACAGCGTCTCACTTTCATCCAACACAAGCATT GACCACGGTCAGCCCTCTCCCAAACTCCTCATGGATGGAATCAAAAATCTGACCAGCCTATTTAAACCCAGATGTGAG GTGCTTCCGGTCCTCACCCCTGTGCAGGATCCGGATCGTCCTCTGGGGCAGCAGGACTGGTACCACGGAGCCATTCCCAGACTCGAggtccagcagctgctgaagaaTGATGGAGACTTCTTGGTGAGGAAGAGTCAGGAGAAGCAGGGTTATGTGCTCTCCGTGCAGTGGGATGGAGCCAACAAGCACTTCCTCATTCAGAACACGGAT AATATGTATCGTCTGGATGGAGAGAGCTTCCACAGCATCCCTCAGCTGATCCATCATCTACTATCAACAAGACAACACATCACCAAGAGGTCTGACATAGTGCTGAAGAAGCCAGTGCTGAAG GACAAGTGGGTCCTTGAACATGACGATATAATCTTGGGACACCTCATTGGACGG GGTAACTTTGGAGAAGTGTACAGTGGCCATCTACGCTCTGATAACACTCCTGTGGCGGTGAAATCCTGTAAAGAGAACTTGGCCCCAGAGCACAAGAGTAAATTCTTGATGGAAGCTAG GATCTTGAAGCAGTACGACCATCCAAACGTTGTGAGGCTGATCGGCGTGTGCACTCAGAAACAGCCCATCTACATCATCATGGAGCTTATTCCAG GTGGTGATTTTCTAACCTACTTGCGGAATGAAAGTCACAGTCTGACGCCTAAGATGTTGgtcaaaatgacagaaaatgtagcGTCTGGCATGGAGTACCTGGAGAGTAAGAAGTGTATCCACAG ggaCCTGGCTGCGAGAAACTGTCTGGTTGCAGAGCATAACGTGGTGAAGATCAGTGACTTCGGGATGTCCCGTCAGCAAGATGATGGCGTGTACTCTACAGAGGGAGGACTCAGACAGATCCCTGTCAAGTGGACAGCTCCTGAAGCCCTGAACTATG GTCGCTATACCACACAGAGTGATGTGTGGAGCTTTGGCGTTTTACTGTGGGAGACCTTCTCCATGGGAATGACGCCGTACACAAGcatgacaaaccaacagacacgAGATGAGGTGGAGAAAG gATACCGTATGCCTGCTCCACACTGCTGCCCAGTGGAAATCTCCAGGATTATGAGCAACTGCTGGCAGTACGAACCCCAAAACAGACCTTCTTTCAAGAAACTCCGGGCTGAGCTCAGTGCCATATACAATAAAACTGTATAA